A region from the Camelus ferus isolate YT-003-E chromosome 1, BCGSAC_Cfer_1.0, whole genome shotgun sequence genome encodes:
- the ANAPC13 gene encoding anaphase-promoting complex subunit 13, giving the protein MDSEVQRDGRILDLIDDAWREDKLPYEDVAIPLNELPEPEQDNGGTTESVKEQEMKWTDLALQYLHENVPPMGN; this is encoded by the exons ATGGACAGTGAGGTACAGAGAGATGGAAGGATCTTGGATTTGATTGACGATGCTTGGCGAGAAGACAAGCTGCCTTATGAGGATGTTGCAATACCACTG AATGAGCTTCCGGAACCTGAACAGGACAACGGCGGCACCACAGAATCTGTCAAAGAGCAAGAGATGAAGTGGACTGACCTGGCTTTACAGTACCTCCACGAGAACGTGCCGCCCATGGGAAACTGA